Genomic window (Prevotella melaninogenica ATCC 25845):
AAACTTTACTGTATCTTTGCACAATCATTAGGCTCCGTAGCTTAGCTGAATAGAGCGTCAGATTCCGGTTCTGAAGGTCTTGGGTTTGAATCCCAACGGAGTCACAAAAAGTGACAACTTTCTGATGACATTTAGCTGAATGAGGTTAGAAAAATGTTCTGAAGGTCTTGGATTTGAATCCCAACGGAGTCACGAAAAAGTGGCAAAACTCCCTAATAGAGTCACTAAAAAGTGACAGTTCTTTGATGACATTTAGCTGAATGAGGTCAGAAAAATGTTCTGAAGGTCTTGGGGTCTGAATCCCAACGGAGTCACAAAAAGAAGAAACAGAACTCCCGATGGAGTCATAGATTGTAACAAAGGATGTATGGTTGTTTACTGTTCATCCTTTTTTTGTTCAACCGCGTTAGCTCAGAAATCGAATAATTCATCTTAAAAGAATAGAGTATGCAAAAGAAAATCAAAATTGGACTACTACCACGTGTTATCATTGCCATACTACTTGGCCTATTCCTTGGCTATTATCTCCCAGACCCAGCAGTAAGGGTTTTTCTGACATTCAATAGTATTTTCAGTCAGTTCCTTGGCTTTATGATACCACTGATTATCATTGGATTGGTAACGCCTGCTATTGCAGGAATCGGAAAAGGAGCTGGTAAGTTATTGCTTGCAACAGTAGCGATAGCCTATGTAGACACGATTGTAGCAGGTGGCTTGTCCTACGGAACAGGAACATGGTTATTCCCTTCTATGATTGCTTCTACAGGAGGAGCAATACCACATATTGACAAGGCAACAGAACTTACACCTTACTTTACTATCAATATTCCTGCAATGGTTGACGTGATGAGTAGTTTAGTTTTCTCATTCATTGCTGGATTGGGTATTGCATATGGTGGTTTGCGCACAATGGAGACTCTCTTTAATGAGTTCAAAACCGTTATTGAGAAAGTGATAGAGAAGGCTATTATCCCTCTCCTACCCCTTTATATCTTTGGAGTCTTCCTCAGTATGACCCATAACGGACAGGCGCGACAGGTGCTCTTGGTGTTCTCACAGATTATCATTGTTATCCTCGTCCTTCATGTTCTCATCCTTATCTATGAGTTCTGTATTGCAGGTGCTATCGTTAAGCATAATCCTTTCAGACTACTGTGGAACATGTTGCCAGCTTACCTGACTGCATTAGGTACAAGTTCGTCTGCAGCAACAATTCCTGTAACACTGAAGCAAACAGTGAAGAATGGTGTCAGCGAAGAGGTAGCAGGATTTGTCGTACCACTTTGTGCAACAATTCACCTCAGTGGTAGTGCAATGAAGATCACAGCTTGTGCTTTGACAATCTGTATGTTAACAGACCTACCACACGACCCAGGACTATTCATTTACTTTATCCTCATGCTTGCCATTATTATGGTAGCAGCTCCTGGTGTACCTGGTGGAGCAATTATGGCAGCCTTAGCACCTTTATCAAGTATCTTGGGTTTTAACGAAGAGGCACAAGCATTAATGATTGCCTTGTACATAGCTATGGACAGCTTCGGTACAGCTTGCAACGTAACAGGCGATGGAGCTATAGCCCTTGCAGTCAATAAATTCTTTGGAAAGAAAAAAGAAACAACTGTTCTTTCTTAAGGAATGCAATAGCTTGTGAGGTTTAGGATATGAAACTATATAAAACAAGAGTTGCTGTCACTTCCGTCAGTCGCGACAAAGATATAACTAATTAGTTTACAATAAGTTCATGCCAAATGTTAAAATGACAGCAAAGGGAATAAAAACTAAACTCATGGAATGTATAGTAATATCCTATTCAGCATAATAAGAAATCCTAAAAAGAAACAGCAGATGCTCTATCATTAGGCATTCTCAAAATTAAATAGTATCTTTGCAAATGACAGACTGCAATTAGCAGCACTGACACAGCAAAAAGATATACAACTAAATATCCGTAACATCATGGAAATAGTAGAAAGATTTATTAACTACACCAAGTTTGACACACAGTCGGCTGAAGATTCAGAGACAGTGCCAAGTACACCGAAGCAACTCATCTTTGCGAAATATCTCAAGGAGGAACTTGAGCGTGAAGGATTGAAAGATGTAGAAATGGACGAGATGGGCTATATCTACGCCACTCTCCCTGCCAATACAAAGAAGAAGATTCCTACAATCGGTTTCATTTCTCACTACGACACAGCACTTGATGCAAGTGGTGCTAATGTGAACGCCCGTATCGTAGAGAACTACGATGGCGGTGATATACAACTGAATCCTAATATGGTCAGCTCTCCACGAATGTTCCCAGAGCTTTTAGAGCATAAGGGAGAAGATCTCATCGTAACAGACGGTACAACCCTATTGGGTGCTGATGATAAAGCAGGTATTGCAGAGATTGTACAAGCGATGTGCTTCCTCCGCGACCATGATGAGATTGAGCATGGTGACATCCGTATTGCTTTCAACCCAGACGAAGAGATTGGTATGGGTGCACATCACTTTGATGTAGAGAAGTTTGGCTGCGAATGGGGCTATACCATTGATGGTGGCGACCTCGGTGAGCTTGAATATGAGAACTTCAATGCTGCTGGTGCTAAAGTGTTTATCCATGGCGTAAGCGTTCATACAGGTTATGCTAAGGGGAAGATGGTAAACGCCAGTCGTTTAGCATGTGAGTTCAATAACATGATTCCAGAGACAGAGATTCCAGAAGAGACTGAAGGTTATCAAGGTTTCTATCACCTCATCGGTATTGAGAGTCGCTGTGAAGAAGCTAAACTCAGCTATATCATCCGTGACCACGACCGTGAGCATTTCGAAGACCGCAAGCGTTTCATGGAGAACTGCGTGAAGAAGATGAATGAGAAGTATGGTGAAGGAACTGTTGAACTGAAGATGAACGACCAGTACTATAACATGAAGGAGAAGATTGATCCTAACATGCATGTTATTGA
Coding sequences:
- the pepT gene encoding peptidase T produces the protein MEIVERFINYTKFDTQSAEDSETVPSTPKQLIFAKYLKEELEREGLKDVEMDEMGYIYATLPANTKKKIPTIGFISHYDTALDASGANVNARIVENYDGGDIQLNPNMVSSPRMFPELLEHKGEDLIVTDGTTLLGADDKAGIAEIVQAMCFLRDHDEIEHGDIRIAFNPDEEIGMGAHHFDVEKFGCEWGYTIDGGDLGELEYENFNAAGAKVFIHGVSVHTGYAKGKMVNASRLACEFNNMIPETEIPEETEGYQGFYHLIGIESRCEEAKLSYIIRDHDREHFEDRKRFMENCVKKMNEKYGEGTVELKMNDQYYNMKEKIDPNMHVIELVLQAMQQANVAPKVQPIRGGTDGAQLSFKGLPCPNIFAGGVNFHGPYEFVSVQVMEKAMQVIINICRLTAEFND
- a CDS encoding dicarboxylate/amino acid:cation symporter — its product is MQKKIKIGLLPRVIIAILLGLFLGYYLPDPAVRVFLTFNSIFSQFLGFMIPLIIIGLVTPAIAGIGKGAGKLLLATVAIAYVDTIVAGGLSYGTGTWLFPSMIASTGGAIPHIDKATELTPYFTINIPAMVDVMSSLVFSFIAGLGIAYGGLRTMETLFNEFKTVIEKVIEKAIIPLLPLYIFGVFLSMTHNGQARQVLLVFSQIIIVILVLHVLILIYEFCIAGAIVKHNPFRLLWNMLPAYLTALGTSSSAATIPVTLKQTVKNGVSEEVAGFVVPLCATIHLSGSAMKITACALTICMLTDLPHDPGLFIYFILMLAIIMVAAPGVPGGAIMAALAPLSSILGFNEEAQALMIALYIAMDSFGTACNVTGDGAIALAVNKFFGKKKETTVLS